In Planctomycetaceae bacterium, the sequence CCACCGGTCTTGCAGAACCAAATATTGCTGTCGAAATTTTAAATTCAATAGTTTGGGATAACAAGCCTAAACAAATTGTAGTTGAGAATAACTCTGTTAAGATAACTTACAGCGATATTGAAGGAGGCTGGCAAGGAACCGGCAATATAAATACTGACCCATGCTTTGTTAATCCTACCGAGATAATTTTGTCTGATCTTGATAAAAACGGCAGAGTGGATTTTTATGATTTCAGAATATTTGCATCTGCCTGGCGAACTAATTCGCGGCATCCGTCATGGAACAAATTATGTGACATATTTTTGCCAACTGACAACATCATTAACACCAAAGATTTGTTTGTTTTTTGTCAGGATTGGTTATACGAAGCCGGTGAAGATGAATTTCCATGGACCAAATTTGACTATCATCTTAAATCCCAGGCAGGCAGATGGAAAGCGTCAGCGTATTCTGAAATTGATTCAGGTAATGATAATTATATTGATTTTCGTGATTTCGCCGCATTTGCAAATTTGTGGCTTAACAAAGGCGCAGGCATTCCTGCCGATTTTGACAAAAATACCGTTGTAGATTTCGACGATTTAGCATTTTTCCTGAATAATTATCTGTCGAGTTTTGATAATGGCAATTGGATTATTGACACAGTAACAAGCCCCTGTATAGACGCTGGCGATCCTAATTCAGATTGGACAGAAGAATTAAGCCCAAATGGCAACCATATAAACATGGGAGCCTACGGCGGAAAATCACAAGCAAGTTTATCGCAACCTTAAAGCAGTGTAAATCCGTGTCTTAAAAAACGTCTCTGTGTCGCTCTGTGTTCTCTGTGGCTCGGTGGTGAACGTCATAAGGCCGGAAATTTTCCGGCCTTTTTTAGTGGACTTTTTATATATTTTATGGTATAATACCCACATAAAATGAGTCGTAGAGACGTACGGCAGTACGTCTTTTGCAATCCAAGGCGTGCTTCACGAGATACGATTCACGAACTAAAATGTCCTTAATTTTTTAGACGATTTCACTTCATTTTACTACGTTTCCAAATGATTTTACTTCAATTTACCGTGATTTGGTTACGTTTTTTGTCAAAAAATGTCGATTTATGTTGTTTTCGGGGGTAAATGAACGGAAAAAACGGGGTTTTTCATTGAAAAGTGAATATTTTGGAACGTTTTTGAAGGTGTTTTTGAAGGTTTTGGACGCTTTTTAAGCGTTTTTTATGTAAATTTCGCGCAAGAAATCAACGATATGAGTAGTGGATTTAGGTAAAATGTGTTATAATAAAATGCTTGTTTTGAGGTCGCATTGGTAAACGTTTTTAATAAAATATTTGCTGTTTTATTGGTCTGTGCAACTGTTGGATTCGCTGTCGATGGGCAATATGGCGCGATTGATATCGCCGGGATTAATAAGGTTACAGCAATCGATGCAAACCTGACCGGTTCAGGCGTTAGTATCGGTCTTGTTTGCAGAAGCAATACTTATGAAGATTCATTTCCGCAAAATGATTACCGGCCGGATATTACTCACAAGTGTCTGCAAAACAGCAAAATAAATTTCTATGACGACCAGTACATCGCCGGCGCAAATTCAAATCACTCAACTCAAATAGCTTCGATTCTTGTCGGCTCGGACTCAAACGCATTTTATCCTGCACTCGGTAATTTTTCGTACAAGTCCGCAGCTCCCGCTGCTCAACTGAAGGTCTATGAATTTTGGTACTTCATAACTGAAAATGTTTTTTCCGGGCAATGGCCGAAAGACGATTTGCTTACGATGAGTCTTGGCTCTTCAACCGAAGCGTGGTGGAGCAGGGGCATTGACGAAATGGTAGAACGCTACGGCTTTCTTGTCGTAGCGGCTATCGGCAACGGAACAGACGCTTATGATTTGCCATTGTACCCGGCAGCATGTACCAATGTCCTCGCGGTTGGCGTTGTCGATTCTAATAATTCGCTCACGGAATTTCATACTCCAGACGCAAGCCACTCAACGGCAGGCCCCACGCTTGACGGAAGATGCAAACCAGATATCGTCGCGCCGGGAAATTGTCTTACTGCTATAAGTAATGTAAACGAGCCTTATAGACCCAGTGGCGATTATTCGAGTTTTGCCGCTCCGGTTGTTGCGGGCGTTGCTTCGATACTTATTCAAAAAGCAAAATCAGACCCGAATCTGCAAATCGCGGCTTCCGGTTTCTCCGGCAACTGTGTTTTAAAATCTATCTTGATGACCAGCGCAGACAAACTTGTCGGCTGGCACAAAGGCGCCGCAGATAACAACGATGATTCTGAATACCCGCTGGATTTCAAACAGGGGGCGGGAATGGTCGATGCTCTGTCGGCGTATAATCTGCTTGTCGCAGGTTTGCAGCACGATGGCGATGTGAACGCAGCAGGCTGGGATATTAATTTGATTGATTCTTCTGCAGCGTCTGAAAAAGTTTACAGATTTGCAGCAACCGCCGGCGATGCTAAAAAACTCACAGCGACACTTGTGTGGAACAGAAGTTACGAAGTCAGTTATCCGTTTAATTTGAATATGAATTTATGGAACGATTTGCGACTGACACTCCGTAAAATTGATGCCGACGGACAAATTAGCGTTGCTGATATAAGCGATAGTCCGGTTGACAATGTCGAACACATCTATATCAATCTCGAACCGGATAGCACGTATGAACTGACGGTTTCAAACAGTCCGAATTACGAATCCAAAGACACAGCGATATATGCTTTGTCGTGGACGACAAAGTAATTCTTAATTGTTAATTCTATTTTTAATTCCTTGTAGATTCCCCCGCGAGGGGATCTGGGGTCTAAATGAAAGTACATTTTTCTGCAATCGGCAAAAGTATTACGTTATAAAATAGTTTGTAATAATTCAGCCAGCTTCAGAATATTTTCAACGACTAACGGTACGTTAATCCTGCCGGTTTCAACATCTTTTAAAGTGGCTTCGCCGGAAAGAACAAGAACGCCTAATGCACCGGCTCTTTCGGCCATTGTCATATCTGTATAAATTCTGTCTCCGACCATCGCCAGCTCATTGGGCTGAAGATTATGCCGTTTAAGAATTCCAGTGAGCATGCAAGGGTCTGGTTTCCCTAAAACAGCTTCAGGTTTTACGCCGGTCGCAGCGGTAAGTGCTGCACATACGGAGCCGCAGTCAACCAGAACCGTCGGCTGGTCAGTCGGGCAAACCCAATCAGGATGTGTCGCGATAAATGGTTTGCCTTGTTTCATCCACCACGCAGCTTTACACAGCCGCTCATAAGTCAGCGCCGTATCAAAGCCGACGATAACTAATTCTGGTTCGGCTATGTCATTCTCACGAATAACTGTAAAACCGGCCTGTTCAAATTCTTTCCGCAGACTTTCTGTTCCGAAGACAAATAATTTTTTTGCGTTTGGATACTTAACCTGTAAATAGTCGAGCGTTGCCATAGTCGAGGTGAACATATTATCTATGTCTGCTGTCAGTCCCATGCCTTTGAGCTTTTCGATATAAGAGTCCACACTTCTGGACGAATTATTAGTCAGAAACGTATGGCCTATTCCCAATTTGCCAAATAGCTCAAGCGCCTTTGGTGTGAATGGGAACAATGTGCTTCCGCAATAAATCGTCCCATCCATATCCAGTGCGATGTGCCGGATTTTTTTTAACTGCTCAACTAATTTTTTGTCCATAGAACACTATGCTTTCTGGCACGCGGCCTTAAAGTGAGCCAACACAATCTCACCATATACCTATTTCAAGTGTCAAATCAAGCATAGTATAACGTTTTCTTATTAATTGTGAATGCCTAAAAGAATTTTCAAGCATTTTCATACCTGTGATTTTTCTGCAATCGGTTAAAGTGTTACAATATATTAAATTGCGTCAAACGGTACAATCGTTCCGCTGAACGGCTGAAGTTCAATATGCTGATTATTGAGCGAAATATTTCCATCAAGAGTCTGATTATGATAATTTAGCATAAAAAAGTATCCGCTGTTATCTTTGGCCAAACGTGTACGGGTAATTATAAGCGGATTATCGCACGTAATCGACCCTTTGAAATTTATGTCAAGGCTCAAATTCTGCCAGGCCTGTTTGTGTGCGGATGCCTGATAGACAAAACCTGTTCCTAAAATTGATGCCGACCCTTTGCCGCATTTAACTTTTACGCCGCAGATTTTTCCATCACGAGTCGTTGCGAGAGTTTCAGCCTTTTTACATTTGAATGTCTGGACGTAACTTATCGCGTGCATTTCCTGATTCGTTTTTAACCAGCGAATCATCCCATCGCTGTCGGTAAAAATTTTATCGCTGATTACCGAAAGCCCGTCGGCAAGGATTGAGCATATTTTTCCGTCAAGGTCGAATTTCGGCAGTGTCGGGAAACAAATCAAATGCCCGCCTTGCTGTGCGTATTCAAGCAGCGATTGCTGACTTTTCGCGTCCATCCGCTCGGTACAGGCCGCCCATAATTGTTTATATTTATGCAATTCCGTATTGGTGTTTGTAATATCGACAGCGTCGTATTCCTGATTATCCATCGCCAGAAGTTTGCCCAGACTCTCGAAAAGCAGTTCATCTGTAACCATCCGCGCATCAAGTTTGCAGCCGGCAAAAGAGCAGTCATCAAGATTTTCGCCGGTGAAAAGCGGATTGGTAAACTCACGATAATAATAGGGCGGATAAAAGACCAAAGCCTGCAATGTTTTACTCTGGCATTCGGCAAGTTTTTGGCCGTGCGTTTTGATAAACTCGCCGATATTTTTAATTACAGGATACTGTTCTGTCGGTTTGCCGTCTGCGTTCAAAGGCGTTTGCAGATAAAACGACGAATCATAAATTTCCCAGCCGGGCGGATTTTGTCCCTGACTGAACATATAAAAATTCATCGCCGCTGCGCCGTTGGCAAGACACGCTTTATAAAATAATTCCATTTCGTTCGGATAAACTCGTACATTCGCTTCGCGCGTACCCGCCTGAAGCTCGGCGATATAAGTCGGCCCGCGATTGCCCTGAATCGCTTTGGTAAACGCGTTGATTAACCGGTCGTCGTGAAAATTCCGGTACGATGGATTTTCCGGAATATGGTCAACGCCCAGCAGGACATCAGGATAAAGCTGTGCTAATTTGTGGTACATTGAAATGCAGACCGGCATTGTTTTGGCTCTGCCGAATACCCAGCCCGGCACATTATGAAACAGCGAAACAGTAACATTGCGTTTGCGAATTTCATTAATAAGCCTGCCGATATATTCAGCGTAAAAATCACGATGGAAATTTTCCCAGTCACGATACGCCAGATGCTCCACTTTGTTTTTTACTTTGCCGGCAGGAGGAATGATTTCGCTAAAGTCGCTGTAAACCATACCGTAATGCTTGTTTAACGCATTTATCGTTTTGTATGTTTTCTCAAGATATTTTTGATATGCCGCGATTGATGTTTTACAGTAATCGCCGCTGCCGCAGAGCCATTGAAATAATCCGACTTCGTTGCAGACCTGAATCATTGCGACTGGCCCGCCGTTTGAAATTTGACTCTTTGCGATAATCGGCATCACCGCGTCGTACCACTGCATTGTCTTGCGTAAATAGTCTGGATGAGTAAGGCAGGTGTACTTTACCGGATATGGTTTGCCGGTTGAATCACACGCCAAAGCGTCAGGATATTTCTCTGAAAACCATTTTGGTATTCCGTGCATCGCAAGTTCGGCCAGAATATAAGGCCCCGGCTTTAGAATTAAATTCAATTCATTTTTTTTGCACAGGAAAATAAATTTTTCCAGGTTCAGATTCGCCGCGTATTTGCCGGCGAAATCCGCTTTGCCTTCGATTTGTTCGTGCAGCGACCATGGCACATACGACGACACGGTATTTAGTCCTGCCTGTTTAAGAAGTTTTAAATGTTTTTCCCAGCGGTCAGCCTCGATGCGAAAGTAGTGCATCTCACCGCTTAAAATAAAATAACTTTCGCCGTTTTTCTGAAACGAATTATTGTTGAACGTTATCAATCTATTGCTCCCGTATAATCAGTTCCGCACCGGCAGGAACCGCAAAGCCGTTTGGCGGCCGTCTTGTGCAGCTCACTTCTATTATTGTTTTTTTGTTTGTGCCGCGTTTGATGTTATAGCTTAAAGTGCCGTATAAAGTTTGAAGATTTCTTACCGACACGCTTTTATCAATCCATTCGTCAGGAACCGCCGCTGCCAGTACGAGTTTGCCGCGATCTTCATAAACGAGTATATCGCGAATAGCGTTGATTAACTCCGCGCCGACCCACGTGTGCGGCATATCGCCGATATAACTTGGCGTTCGCAAATCGCCGTACACAACTTCGGCCAGATGATTCCACGCAGTAGGGCGTACTCCGTCGCTGACGAGGAAATCAATTGTAGTTTTAGCGTCCGCGATTCTGCCCATACGAATTAAAGCGCCGATATTTCTCGCTTCATAAGGCGTATATGCACTGCGTTTATTATCCGGCTGCGCCGCACGCTTGATAGACTCTTGCATATATCTGTCATAGCTTGCTTTAAGGGCATCGGCAGGCAGGGTATCACGCTCGTCGGCAATCATAATTCCGATGGATGTTGATGTCGGGTCAAAATCGCCGAGTTCCGCGCAGGCAGGCAGTGTCGTTAGATTATCTCGCTGCCGAACTCTTGCCATCGATTCAAGTAATGACTTGCGAAATTCTTTTTCAAAATTGCCGAGCCACTCGGCGTCTTCTTTATATCCCAGCCGCAAAGCTATTGCCTGCGCATCCTGCAAACCCTTCAAAGCGAAAAAGTCATCCCAGTAACTGTGTTTGGCAGGGAAATATCCTTCGTGACTGTTCGACTGCGGCAGAATTCCTTCGTATTCAGTGCCTTTATATTGTTCGGTCAAACGCTGATTGCGCAAATTCTCCATATATTTCATCACAGCCTTTAATTTTGGCCAGCATTGCATCGCGATATTATTGTCGTCTGTTATTTCCACGGCTTCGCGAACGAGAAACGCGTATTCGCCGAACGAATCGTATTCATTCCACGTATCGGAAAAGCCGACCGGATTGCCGGTCTTTGTTTCGATGATAAACGGCACGAAACCGTTGTCTTTTATCAAATTTGTAAACCACAGCAGGTAATTTTTGCTGAAATCTGTCATTCCGAATCGCATCATCGCCGTTGCGCTGATTGCGCCGTCGCGTATCCAGGAGTGGTTATAATTGCGAGAACCGGGCTGCGTTGCGGGGCCGTCGGCGTTGATTATTAGATATGCCAGGTTTGAACGCAGAACGTTGACCAATTTTTTATCTGGAATGTTGATGTCCCAGTCGCCGGTTAGTTTTCGCCAGTTCGCAAGCGATTTTTGCAGTTCGCTATTGAAAAATTCTTCGTAATTTCCATTGACGTATATATTGGATTTGTCGGTGTTCGGATAAATGGCGAGAATCGTTTTTGTTTCTTCGCCGGCAATATTAAAATCATATCTTGCACCGGCTGAAACAATACCTTCATCTGATGCAACGGAATTGCCGTCCGTTTTTTGTTCCTGAAGATATTCGATAATATCGACAGAATCCGTCATTGGCTTTTGGTTGTAAAGCGACGTAAACGTCGGCGACGGATAAAGTCGCATAGCCTGTACGTTGTCGAGCAGCAGGGTATTCTCGCTGTTTTGCCATTGTGCCTGTTTGATGGACGAATAGCCGCCGTACTGCCAGGGCGGATTTATCTGCAACGGCCTTGCCGCCAGCAGCAGCGAAACATCGCGAGCTGTTTGGCTTGTGTTTTTCAGTGTATAAAGCACGAGGGTTGTATCCGGTTCGATAGTATTTGCCGTGATGTCGAGTGTGAGGTCATTGCCTTGCAATTTTACAGCCGGTATTGGCGCCCAGCCATCGGCCAGAGTTTGAGTCGCTGTAAAACTTTTTGCGCTGCACAGTTTGCCGTCGATTATCAGTGCGGGCGTTACGCTGAAGTTTCGCAGTCCGGATTCTACTTTTCCGTATTCGTCCAAAAGCGATTCATTAAAACTGCCCGCAAGCCCTGTTACAGTCCAGAAATTTTGTTCCCGTTTCAGCCAGCCGGGGAATATTCCATCCGGCAAACGCTGCGCGAGCATTTCAAAATGTCTGACAGGCGACCATTTTTCACTTGCGGACTTAAATTGTATGTTTGCGATGCGAACTGTGGGTGAGTTAAATACAAGACGTATTTTTTTTGTATTAACAGAATGGAAGAACAAATCTTCTACTTCCGCCGCTCCAGCTTTTTTATTCATTACCAATTGATATTGATTGCTGTCATTGGAAAGCGATTCAATTTTGCAGGCCGGCGAAGAATTTTGTGCCCAGTTTATTTGCAGGCCGCCGATTTCCATTTTTTGCGGGAAACATAATTCAACAGTTGCGTTGTTGTCGGCAGATTGCCAGTATGTTGTTGTGTTGCCGTCTAATATCGCGTTAGCGTCTGTTCCTGCCGCGACTGGGGATGCCTTCGCGATTATCTGGTTTTCCATTCCCAATATTTCAATTTCCCACAGTGAGTAACCCCATCCAGTTCCACGTTTGTTGCCGCAGATTCTAATACATTTTGTTTTTGTCGGGCCGAAATAAATTTCATCAACGCCTCCGTCGCCGTATTGCATATTATATTTTGTCAGCCATTTGCCGTCTGCTGTTACAGTTTGTATTTCATAGTCCCGACCGTAAGCTGTTTCCCAGTGAAGTCGCATCCCGACCAGTTCGGCAGGGCTGTTGAAATCTATTTGCAGCCATTGGTTGTCGGAAGCGGAGCTTGACCATCGGGTATCCATTTTTCCGTCCATCGCCGCCGATGCCGGCATTTCTCTCTGTTCAGAACTGGCGGTTAAGGTTGCTTGTTGTCCTGAAACGATTACAGAGGAAAGTCCCATAAATATAATCAAAAAAACGGGTTTCATATTAAAATTCTCCTTAAAAATCAATTTGTGGAACTTTTTAACGGATAAAATGTTAATTTTATAAAAACGTTTTCATGAACAAAAGTCAAGTAAAAAATGCTAAAAATGAGGTTTTTTAAAAATTGTCTTGACAATTTTTGGGCGGTGTTGTAAAAAGGCTTTCATAATAATTAACTTTTTTAGAGTATTACAGCAATGGAAAAAGAAACAGAGACAGAAAGTATAACTATTCACGATGTTGCCGAAGTTGCGGGCGTTTCTATTTCAACAGTGTCCCGTGTGGTGAATGACCTGGGGCGTGTTGCGCCGGAAACCAAACGCAAAGTCGAATCGGCGATTCGCAGATTAAATTTTCATCCGAACAGCAGAGCACAGGCTCTAAGCAGAAAACGCACTGATACTATTGGTTTGATTGTGCCGGATTTCGAAGGTCAGTATTTTGCGATGCTGATGGAAGGTGCACACGAAGAAGCGCAAGCCAACGGCGTTCACATTATGGTTCTCAAAGCAAAAGGGCAGGAGGAAAAAATCGAAGCGGTCAGCCGATTGTGTTCGCAGGGGCGAACCGATGGTGTGATTTTAATGCTTTCCGATTTGTACAGCGATGTTCTCGAGGGTATCGGACCGATCAACAGCCCTTTAGTGATTCTCGACCAGGATGTTCATTCCTGGCGGCTCGATAATATATTATTGGATAACAGACTTGCGGCGTTTGAGGCTGCGAGGCATTTCATAGACGTTCACAATGTTGACGATGTATTTTTCCTCGGTGGTTCCGAAACCAACGTTGACACCACGGCAAGAGCGATGGGCTTTTCCGATGCTTTGAAGCGACTGGGTCTTGACGCTGCGCAAAGGCAGTTTTTCTGCCGTGCTTATAGTTATGACGAAGGTTATCGTCTGACTGAAAAAGACATATTGCCGCTGATTGAGCAGGGCAAAAGATATGGTGTTGTGGCCGCTAACGATGATATTGCCTGCGGCGTAATAGATTCTCTGATGGATGGAGGCATTGATGTGCCGGGTCAGGTCGGCGTGATAGGCTTTGACGATTCTTCAATCGCAAGCCAGAGAAGATTGAAAATATCCACGATGAGAATACCTACCAAAGAAATTGGCAGAATGGCCGTGCGGATGATTCTTGACCGTGTTGCCGATAAAGTGAAGGAACCTGTCAAAGTTATATTGAAGGCAGAACTTGTGGTTCGTCAATCCTGCGGTTGCGGATTGAAGAAAAACTAAAAAAGCACAATTTTTGGAGATAGACGTGAAGAGCATCGGCTATGCAGTCTGTTTGCTGCTGTGTGCATTTATTTCGAATGCAGGTGCGGAAATTTCCGCTGCCGATGATGCTCTGCTTGAAGAAATCACCTGTTCGTCATTTCAGTTTTTCTGGAAAGAAGCGGATTCTGTATCGGGTCTTGTTCCTGACAGAACTGGCGCCGAGGTTTGCAGTGTCGCGTCTTTGGGTTTTGGCCTTGCTGCGCTGCCGATAGGTGTTGAGCGGGAATATGTATCTTATGACGATGCGAAAAATCGTGCGTTGAGTGCGCTGCGTACTTTGGAAAAATCCAATGCGAAATACCAGGGCGTATTTTGTCATTTTATTGATTTGAAGAATGGCAATGCGACAGATTTGGGTTATGAGAGGGTTACTTCAACTATTGATACTGCTCTGATGATTGCCGGTGCGATTGTTGCGGGTGAGTATTTCGGCGGCGAAGTTAAACAGGCAGCGGAACGTATTTTTGTGGCCGCAAACTGGGCTGCGTATGTCAATCCCGAAAACGGACAGGTCTATATGGCGTATGATATGGGCACTCCGGGCAAATTCGAAAAGCAGACCTGGGACTGGTACACTGACGAAACAATTTTAATTTCACTTCTTGGTCAGGCATCGCCGAATCCTGAATATCGTTTAAAACCTCAAACAATGACAAACTGGAAGCGTCCGGTGGGACGATATAAAAACGGCAAACCATATATTTATTCATACCCCGGCACTTTATTTACGTATATGTTTGCTCACTGTTTTTATGATTTCAAAACAATGGGCAAAGACTCGCGGGGTGTTGACTGGTTTGAAAATACACGCCGTGCGGTTATTGCAAATCGTGACTGGTGCAGAGACCATTCTGCTATGTATGCAAGCTATGGCGAAAATCTCTGGGGAATTACTGCCGGCAGCGCTCCTGACGACTATGTGGTGCTTGGACACGAACCTCGCGGCGCAAGCGAAAATCAGGGACAATACGGTACGCTGCATCCTTACGGTGCGGGAATGTCGGTTCCGTTTTTGCCGGATGACGCGATTGCTGCGCTGCGTTATATGCGAAGTTTGAAAATAGACAACAAATCCGTCTGGCAGAATATCGAGGACGGCGGATATGGCTTTTGGGACGGTTTTAATATTGATAAGCGGTGGGTTTCCAATCGCGTGATTGGCATCGCGCAGGGGCCGATGCTTTTATTGGTGGAGAACGCCAGAAGCGGGCTTGTTTGGAAACTGATGATGAAGAATGAATATGTTCGTCAGGGCATTGCAAGAGCCGGCTTCAAGGGAAAATTTTAAAATAGAAAGCAAAATGGAAATAAAAGACAGCATTTTGATTGATGGTAAAAACGTTTTCATGGCGAAGAATTCTGCCGGTCTGCGATTTTCCATTTTTGATAATGGCGTGATAGAAAACATCACTTGCGGCAAAACGCAGATAAGTCTGATAAACTCTTCCCCGCTCGGAAACGGCTGCTGCGATTTATATCTAAGAAAAAGAACGCCGGTATTTTCCGCGACTGCTATGATTGGCTCGTCATCGGCAATATCGCATTTCATTGACGAGAACACCTACGAAACAAAAGGGGAGTTTGCAGGCGTGCAGTTCAGATGCAGACTGCTGCTTTGTCCGCGGCAGAGCAAATGGCTCTGGTCTGTGCAGTTGATTAACAATACAGACAAATCAGCCGAGTTTGATTTGATTTGCGTTCAGAACGTTGGTATTTCCTGTGCCGATGGCAACGAACAAAACGATTATTACATAAGTCAGTATACAGACTATGCTCCGCTTTGGGATAACGAACTTGGATACGTTGTTTGCTGTCGGCAGAACGAACACGGCAAAGGCAGTTTCCCGTGGCTTGCGATGGGTTCGCTTTCGAAAGTAAAAAGTTTTTCGACTGACGGCCAGCAATTTTATGGAACCTCTTATAGGCAGACTGCCGTTCCGCAGGCGTTATCTCTGGACAAATTGCCCGGACTTAAGCAGGGTGAGTTTGGCGTTGTCGCGATGCAGTGCGAACCGTTTGTTCTCAAACCGCGGCAAGCCGGAAATTATAGTTTCTTTGGAATTTATCACGCCAATCATCCGTCAGCCACAACATCGGCGGATATTGAACTTATCGCGCCGGCAATCGAGGAATTAAAGGTGCTTGCCGCGACTGTGTGGTCTGACGATTGTGTTTATTCAGAACCTGTTGCGAACATCTTTTCGCAGGCATTGCCGTTTGTGTCGGAAGATTGCACTGATAAAGAGCTTGACGTTTTGTTCAAAGGAAGCAGAAGAAACAGCGAATTATACGATGGCAGACTGCTGTCGTTTTTCTACGGCGATAATCGTTATGTTGTTCTGCGTGAAAAGGAACTGCTTATATATCGTTCGTGCGGCCATATAATCAAAACAGACGGCAATTTGCCGGGCGATGAGACGATAATGTCGGCGTCGTGTTTTATGCCGGGAGTTTTCCTGTCGCATCTTGTGCAGGGCAATGTAAATTTCAATCGCCTGCTGACGGTCGATACGAATGCGTTGAATTTTGTTAGAAACTCCGGCCTTCGTGTTTTCGTAAAGCAGTCCGGCCTGTATTCTCAATTGTCTGTGCCGTCGGTGTTTGAAATTTCATTAAACAGTTGCCGATGGATATACAAAAACAATCAATCGCTTTTTGAAATCATAAGCAGGGCCGATGCAGTTAATCCGCAGATTCGGTTTGAACTGAACGTATTGAAGGGTGAAAAGCCGCAGTGGCTCATCACCTGTGAGCTTGCGGCAGAACATAACTGGCAGACCGAATCGAATGGCGTGTTGAAATTTTTGCCCGGCGAAAAGAGCTGCCTGAAATCTATGTATCCTGCCGGTCATTATATTATGAGTTTCGACAGTTCGCAGTGCATCGAGCAAATCGGCGCAGATGAAATGCTTTTCGCTGACGGCAAAAGCAGAGGGCTTGACTTTATTGTCCTCAAACTCGCCGATACCGACAAATTCGCAATGACTTTCGAAGGCAAACTGAATGTGCCAAGCCAAAAACAATCTGCCGCGGCTTTAGATGCTGACGGCTGTTTTGTAAATATGGATTTATCGTCTGTGCGTGATTCGTCGCAAATCGGTCGGATAGCTGAAATTATGCCATGGTTCGCTCACAACGCAAAAATTCATTATACCGCTCCTCACGGCCTCGAACAGTATGGCGGCGCGGCGTGGGGCACTCGCGATGTATGTCAGGGTCCGATTGAAATGCTTCTGGCGGTCGGCAATTATAATTATGCGCGAAAAATTCTTACGACAGTCTTTTCAAATCAGAATCCGGACGGCAATTGGCCGCAGTGGTGGATGTTCGACCGTTACAGAAATATCAGAACGAATGAATCGCACGGCGATGTTATTTTCTGGCCTT encodes:
- a CDS encoding HAD-IIA family hydrolase, which codes for MDKKLVEQLKKIRHIALDMDGTIYCGSTLFPFTPKALELFGKLGIGHTFLTNNSSRSVDSYIEKLKGMGLTADIDNMFTSTMATLDYLQVKYPNAKKLFVFGTESLRKEFEQAGFTVIRENDIAEPELVIVGFDTALTYERLCKAAWWMKQGKPFIATHPDWVCPTDQPTVLVDCGSVCAALTAATGVKPEAVLGKPDPCMLTGILKRHNLQPNELAMVGDRIYTDMTMAERAGALGVLVLSGEATLKDVETGRINVPLVVENILKLAELLQTIL
- a CDS encoding beta-galactosidase, with protein sequence MITFNNNSFQKNGESYFILSGEMHYFRIEADRWEKHLKLLKQAGLNTVSSYVPWSLHEQIEGKADFAGKYAANLNLEKFIFLCKKNELNLILKPGPYILAELAMHGIPKWFSEKYPDALACDSTGKPYPVKYTCLTHPDYLRKTMQWYDAVMPIIAKSQISNGGPVAMIQVCNEVGLFQWLCGSGDYCKTSIAAYQKYLEKTYKTINALNKHYGMVYSDFSEIIPPAGKVKNKVEHLAYRDWENFHRDFYAEYIGRLINEIRKRNVTVSLFHNVPGWVFGRAKTMPVCISMYHKLAQLYPDVLLGVDHIPENPSYRNFHDDRLINAFTKAIQGNRGPTYIAELQAGTREANVRVYPNEMELFYKACLANGAAAMNFYMFSQGQNPPGWEIYDSSFYLQTPLNADGKPTEQYPVIKNIGEFIKTHGQKLAECQSKTLQALVFYPPYYYREFTNPLFTGENLDDCSFAGCKLDARMVTDELLFESLGKLLAMDNQEYDAVDITNTNTELHKYKQLWAACTERMDAKSQQSLLEYAQQGGHLICFPTLPKFDLDGKICSILADGLSVISDKIFTDSDGMIRWLKTNQEMHAISYVQTFKCKKAETLATTRDGKICGVKVKCGKGSASILGTGFVYQASAHKQAWQNLSLDINFKGSITCDNPLIITRTRLAKDNSGYFFMLNYHNQTLDGNISLNNQHIELQPFSGTIVPFDAI
- a CDS encoding S8 family serine peptidase, yielding MVCATVGFAVDGQYGAIDIAGINKVTAIDANLTGSGVSIGLVCRSNTYEDSFPQNDYRPDITHKCLQNSKINFYDDQYIAGANSNHSTQIASILVGSDSNAFYPALGNFSYKSAAPAAQLKVYEFWYFITENVFSGQWPKDDLLTMSLGSSTEAWWSRGIDEMVERYGFLVVAAIGNGTDAYDLPLYPAACTNVLAVGVVDSNNSLTEFHTPDASHSTAGPTLDGRCKPDIVAPGNCLTAISNVNEPYRPSGDYSSFAAPVVAGVASILIQKAKSDPNLQIAASGFSGNCVLKSILMTSADKLVGWHKGAADNNDDSEYPLDFKQGAGMVDALSAYNLLVAGLQHDGDVNAAGWDINLIDSSAASEKVYRFAATAGDAKKLTATLVWNRSYEVSYPFNLNMNLWNDLRLTLRKIDADGQISVADISDSPVDNVEHIYINLEPDSTYELTVSNSPNYESKDTAIYALSWTTK
- a CDS encoding discoidin domain-containing protein, translating into MKPVFLIIFMGLSSVIVSGQQATLTASSEQREMPASAAMDGKMDTRWSSSASDNQWLQIDFNSPAELVGMRLHWETAYGRDYEIQTVTADGKWLTKYNMQYGDGGVDEIYFGPTKTKCIRICGNKRGTGWGYSLWEIEILGMENQIIAKASPVAAGTDANAILDGNTTTYWQSADNNATVELCFPQKMEIGGLQINWAQNSSPACKIESLSNDSNQYQLVMNKKAGAAEVEDLFFHSVNTKKIRLVFNSPTVRIANIQFKSASEKWSPVRHFEMLAQRLPDGIFPGWLKREQNFWTVTGLAGSFNESLLDEYGKVESGLRNFSVTPALIIDGKLCSAKSFTATQTLADGWAPIPAVKLQGNDLTLDITANTIEPDTTLVLYTLKNTSQTARDVSLLLAARPLQINPPWQYGGYSSIKQAQWQNSENTLLLDNVQAMRLYPSPTFTSLYNQKPMTDSVDIIEYLQEQKTDGNSVASDEGIVSAGARYDFNIAGEETKTILAIYPNTDKSNIYVNGNYEEFFNSELQKSLANWRKLTGDWDINIPDKKLVNVLRSNLAYLIINADGPATQPGSRNYNHSWIRDGAISATAMMRFGMTDFSKNYLLWFTNLIKDNGFVPFIIETKTGNPVGFSDTWNEYDSFGEYAFLVREAVEITDDNNIAMQCWPKLKAVMKYMENLRNQRLTEQYKGTEYEGILPQSNSHEGYFPAKHSYWDDFFALKGLQDAQAIALRLGYKEDAEWLGNFEKEFRKSLLESMARVRQRDNLTTLPACAELGDFDPTSTSIGIMIADERDTLPADALKASYDRYMQESIKRAAQPDNKRSAYTPYEARNIGALIRMGRIADAKTTIDFLVSDGVRPTAWNHLAEVVYGDLRTPSYIGDMPHTWVGAELINAIRDILVYEDRGKLVLAAAVPDEWIDKSVSVRNLQTLYGTLSYNIKRGTNKKTIIEVSCTRRPPNGFAVPAGAELIIREQ